A genome region from Mycobacterium florentinum includes the following:
- a CDS encoding lipase maturation factor family protein has protein sequence MDWFAASDYWLGRFVLERGVAAIYLIAFVAAALQFRALIGEHGILPVPRFLARQSWWSSPSIFQVRYSDRLFAGVCWFGAALSAAVVAGAADLLPLGAATLMWLTLWVLYLSIVNVGQAWYSFGWESLLLESGFLMIFLGNDRVAPPVLTLWMARLLLFRVEFGAGLIKMRGDACWRDLTCLYYHHETQPMPGPLSWFFHHLPKPLHRIEVAGNHFAQLVVPFGLFAPQPVSSVAAAIVVVTQLWLVASGNFAWLNWLTIVLAFSAIDDSSAALLVPIPGHSPPVSPLWFVGMVVACAGAVLFLTYWPVRNMLSPRQRMNMSFNPFHLVNTYGAFGSIGRVRREVVVEGTDEPRLTARTVWKEYEFKGKPGAVGRLPRQWAPYHLRLDWLMWFAAIAPGYAQPWLKPFLQRLLRNDRATLRLLRHNPFPDSPPRYVRAQLYQYRFTTPAELRRDRMWWHRALVGQYLPPMTLTTASPPAG, from the coding sequence ATGGACTGGTTTGCTGCATCCGACTACTGGTTGGGCAGGTTCGTGCTCGAGCGCGGCGTGGCGGCCATCTACCTGATCGCGTTCGTCGCCGCCGCCCTGCAGTTCCGCGCACTGATCGGCGAACACGGAATCCTGCCGGTGCCACGCTTTTTGGCGCGTCAGTCGTGGTGGAGCTCGCCGAGCATCTTCCAGGTGCGCTACTCCGATCGGCTGTTCGCCGGTGTCTGCTGGTTCGGGGCGGCGCTGTCGGCCGCCGTCGTGGCCGGCGCTGCCGACCTGCTACCGCTTGGGGCCGCGACGTTGATGTGGCTGACGCTGTGGGTGCTCTACCTGTCGATCGTCAACGTCGGGCAAGCGTGGTATTCGTTCGGCTGGGAATCGCTGCTGCTGGAAAGCGGATTCCTGATGATCTTCCTCGGCAATGATCGCGTCGCGCCGCCGGTGCTGACGTTGTGGATGGCGCGGCTGCTGCTGTTTCGCGTCGAGTTCGGCGCCGGGCTGATCAAGATGCGCGGTGACGCGTGCTGGCGCGACCTGACCTGCCTGTACTACCACCACGAAACCCAGCCGATGCCGGGGCCGCTGAGCTGGTTCTTCCATCACCTGCCCAAGCCGCTGCATCGAATTGAGGTGGCGGGCAACCACTTCGCGCAGCTGGTGGTGCCGTTCGGGCTGTTCGCGCCCCAGCCAGTATCCAGCGTGGCGGCGGCGATCGTTGTGGTCACCCAGCTGTGGCTGGTGGCCTCCGGCAATTTCGCCTGGCTCAATTGGCTGACGATTGTGCTGGCGTTCAGCGCCATCGACGACTCCTCTGCGGCGCTGCTGGTGCCGATACCCGGGCACTCGCCGCCGGTGTCGCCGCTGTGGTTCGTCGGCATGGTGGTGGCGTGCGCGGGCGCGGTACTGTTCCTGACCTATTGGCCGGTGCGCAACATGTTGTCCCCGCGTCAGCGAATGAACATGTCGTTCAACCCGTTTCACTTGGTGAATACCTACGGTGCATTCGGCAGCATCGGTCGTGTCCGCCGGGAGGTGGTGGTCGAGGGCACCGACGAGCCACGGCTCACCGCGCGGACGGTGTGGAAGGAATACGAGTTCAAGGGCAAGCCCGGCGCCGTCGGACGGTTGCCCCGCCAGTGGGCGCCCTATCATCTGCGGCTTGACTGGCTGATGTGGTTCGCCGCGATCGCGCCGGGCTACGCCCAGCCATGGCTGAAGCCGTTCTTGCAACGGCTGCTGCGCAACGACCGCGCCACGCTACGGCTGTTGCGGCACAATCCTTTTCCGGACTCGCCGCCGCGCTATGTGCGGGCGCAGCTCTACCAGTACCGCTTCACCACGCCGGCGGAGCTGCGGCGCGATCGGATGTGGTGGCATCGTGCGCTGGTCGGCCAATATCTTCCGCCGATGACGCTGACGACGGCGTCTCCCCCGGCCGGCTGA
- a CDS encoding PaaI family thioesterase, whose translation MDVNGYLGLFGEAGNTLSDAEWVAHANKHLTPNLSTLNARFLDGSRDERWLRMSYEPGSSAFNFTVISGGSIAEMLDQTATHCGSLVTGHPCPTLSMTVTILRSGTAKGYVATGRVLKLTKTNAVLDADLDDETGRRIASITVVSQLLTDISRLI comes from the coding sequence GTGGATGTCAATGGATATCTCGGCCTCTTCGGAGAAGCCGGGAACACGCTGTCCGATGCGGAATGGGTTGCACACGCAAACAAGCACCTGACCCCCAATCTCTCGACGCTGAACGCGAGGTTCCTCGACGGCAGCCGTGACGAGCGATGGCTGCGCATGTCTTACGAGCCGGGTTCCAGTGCTTTCAATTTCACCGTGATCAGCGGTGGATCGATCGCCGAGATGCTGGATCAGACGGCCACGCATTGCGGGTCGCTGGTGACGGGCCATCCCTGCCCGACGCTGAGCATGACGGTGACGATCCTGCGCAGCGGAACGGCGAAAGGCTATGTGGCGACGGGTCGTGTCCTCAAGCTCACGAAGACGAACGCCGTTCTGGATGCCGACCTCGACGACGAGACGGGGCGTCGAATCGCCTCGATCACGGTGGTGTCCCAGCTGCTGACCGATATCAGCAGACTGATCTGA
- a CDS encoding R2-like ligand-binding oxidase, with protein sequence MTRTHSGSLLAGGLNWDSLPLRLFAGGNTKFWDPADIDFSRDRADWESLTDEERRLAMQLCVQFVAGEEAVTEDIQPFMAAMRAEGRLGDEMYLTQFAFEEAKHTQVFRMWLDAVGETGDLQAYLEPLPAYRQIFYEELPNCLNALTIDPSPVAQIRASVTYNHVVEGMMALTGYHSWHKICAGRNILPGMRELVRRIGDDERRHMAWGTFTCRRHVAADDTNWAVFEARMNELIPLVMQTTEQAYATFSDPIPFGLDPDESRQYASDRGMRRFGTIASARGRPLGEIDVDYSPLQLEDSFANEDEKALAASAQ encoded by the coding sequence ATGACACGCACACATTCGGGTTCACTGCTCGCGGGCGGACTGAACTGGGATAGTTTGCCGCTGAGGCTATTCGCGGGGGGTAACACCAAGTTCTGGGACCCCGCCGATATCGACTTCTCCCGCGACCGCGCGGACTGGGAAAGCCTGACCGATGAGGAACGCCGCCTCGCAATGCAATTGTGCGTGCAATTCGTTGCCGGGGAGGAGGCGGTGACTGAGGACATTCAGCCGTTCATGGCGGCCATGCGGGCCGAGGGCCGGCTGGGTGACGAGATGTATCTGACGCAGTTCGCTTTCGAGGAGGCCAAGCACACCCAGGTGTTCCGCATGTGGCTCGACGCCGTCGGTGAGACCGGCGATCTGCAGGCCTACCTCGAGCCGCTGCCCGCGTACCGGCAGATCTTTTACGAGGAGCTGCCAAACTGCCTCAACGCCTTGACAATCGACCCGTCACCCGTCGCGCAGATCCGGGCATCGGTGACCTATAACCACGTGGTCGAGGGCATGATGGCGCTGACCGGCTACCACTCGTGGCACAAGATCTGCGCCGGGCGCAACATTCTGCCCGGCATGCGGGAGTTGGTCCGGCGCATCGGCGACGACGAGCGACGGCACATGGCGTGGGGCACCTTCACCTGCCGGCGCCACGTCGCCGCCGACGACACCAACTGGGCCGTGTTCGAGGCACGGATGAACGAGCTCATCCCGCTGGTCATGCAAACGACCGAACAGGCTTATGCCACGTTCAGCGATCCCATCCCGTTCGGCCTGGACCCAGACGAGTCGCGCCAGTACGCCTCCGACAGGGGTATGCGCCGGTTCGGCACCATCGCCAGTGCCCGCGGCCGACCGCTCGGTGAGATCGACGTCGACTATTCGCCGCTGCAGCTGGAAGACAGCTTCGCCAACGAGGACGAAAAGGCCTTGGCGGCCTCGGCACAGTGA
- a CDS encoding HNH endonuclease signature motif containing protein, whose amino-acid sequence MKALTIAAAAAIALAPVAVVATTPVVAQAAPFVGAAQHRIPTRPAPPEPTDDRDTGGDPTGRFTNSSGPERAADDEPSPPWRHLALHYAVLMTVVGLAAWAIGSSSRRARGTPAIPARPEPRRVGRAAPAVKSARTFATIDPPDSEAKQRALVEAAHRCAVPTCRHPTTEIAHIVSTSQSRDDSFQNLIALCPGCQEKEIDPQSIRRYKRNLGILNSRYSAFERRLFDQIAETGRRSFVVQAGLEIPLLHAVGDGFLKRIEPSPVPTQRDEPTHYRYEVADAGLEFVGRYVRGEDI is encoded by the coding sequence ATGAAAGCACTCACGATCGCGGCAGCAGCCGCCATAGCGCTCGCACCCGTCGCGGTGGTAGCAACCACACCCGTTGTGGCACAGGCGGCTCCGTTTGTCGGCGCTGCGCAACATCGCATTCCGACGAGGCCCGCTCCGCCGGAGCCGACCGACGACCGTGACACCGGCGGGGACCCGACAGGTCGTTTCACCAACTCCTCGGGGCCCGAGCGGGCCGCTGACGACGAGCCGAGCCCACCCTGGCGGCACCTGGCGCTGCACTACGCGGTGTTGATGACAGTGGTGGGCCTTGCCGCCTGGGCTATCGGATCGTCTTCACGTCGCGCCAGGGGTACACCTGCGATCCCGGCCCGGCCGGAACCGCGCCGGGTCGGCCGCGCCGCGCCGGCCGTCAAATCCGCGCGCACATTTGCCACGATTGATCCGCCAGACTCAGAGGCAAAGCAACGGGCGCTAGTCGAGGCGGCCCATAGATGCGCCGTCCCCACCTGCCGGCATCCAACGACCGAGATAGCTCACATCGTGTCCACGTCGCAGAGCCGCGACGACTCGTTCCAAAACCTCATCGCGTTATGCCCGGGCTGCCAAGAGAAGGAAATCGATCCGCAGTCGATCCGCAGGTACAAGCGCAATCTCGGGATCTTGAACAGTCGCTACTCTGCTTTCGAGCGCCGGTTGTTCGACCAGATTGCCGAGACCGGCCGGAGATCCTTCGTGGTCCAGGCGGGTTTGGAGATCCCGCTCCTGCACGCAGTCGGTGATGGGTTTTTGAAGCGAATCGAACCATCGCCGGTACCGACCCAACGCGATGAACCCACCCATTACCGATATGAGGTCGCCGATGCCGGGCTGGAATTCGTTGGCCGATACGTCCGGGGTGAAGACATTTGA
- a CDS encoding DoxX family protein, with translation MNGTAVTNVEVNVALWVVSAGMGVAFAAFGAMKLVIPKKHLALRGSSWVDDFSPRTVIFVGLTEVAGGLAMVVPAMLEISSRLTVTLGTVGLIVVMLGAAVVHARRREPGIILLNLALLAFAAIAMWER, from the coding sequence ATGAACGGCACAGCCGTCACGAACGTGGAAGTGAACGTGGCTTTATGGGTTGTGAGTGCTGGGATGGGTGTGGCTTTCGCCGCCTTCGGAGCCATGAAGTTGGTCATCCCCAAAAAGCACCTGGCACTGCGGGGTTCGAGTTGGGTCGACGACTTCAGTCCGCGCACAGTGATATTCGTGGGATTGACAGAGGTCGCGGGCGGTCTGGCGATGGTCGTACCCGCGATGCTCGAAATCTCGTCCCGGCTGACGGTAACGCTTGGGACAGTGGGCTTGATTGTCGTGATGTTAGGTGCGGCAGTGGTGCACGCGCGTCGGCGTGAGCCGGGAATCATCCTATTGAACTTGGCACTGCTGGCATTTGCGGCGATCGCGATGTGGGAGCGATGA
- a CDS encoding NAD-dependent formate dehydrogenase, whose translation MAKCVMVLYPDPVGGYPSKYARDSIPSIPSYPDGSTVPTPSKVDFTPGELLGCVSGELGLRKFFEDAGHELVVTSDKDGPDSEFERELPDADIVISQPFWPAYLTKERIEKAPRLKLALTAGIGSDHVDLDVAQEHGITVAEVTYSNSISVAEHTVMQILTLVRNFVPSHRWASEGGWNIADCVERAYDLEGMDVGLIAAGRIGRAVLRRLAPFDVNLHYTDTRRLSPEVEKELNVTFHPDVESLVRSVDIVSIHSPLYEATRRMFNERLLGTMRRGSYIVNTARGEETVPEAIAAALRSGQLAGYAGDVWFPQPPPADHPWRTMPNNAMTPHVSGTTLSAQARYAAGTREILESWFAGTPIRPEYLIVEGGKLAGTGALSYQK comes from the coding sequence ATGGCCAAGTGTGTGATGGTGCTCTACCCAGACCCGGTCGGCGGATACCCGTCGAAGTACGCCCGGGACAGCATCCCGTCGATTCCGAGCTACCCCGACGGCAGCACCGTACCGACACCGTCGAAGGTTGACTTCACGCCCGGTGAGCTACTCGGCTGTGTTTCAGGCGAGCTCGGGTTGCGCAAGTTCTTTGAAGACGCCGGCCACGAGTTGGTGGTGACGTCGGACAAGGACGGGCCGGATTCGGAGTTCGAACGCGAGCTGCCCGACGCCGATATCGTGATCTCTCAACCATTTTGGCCGGCATACCTGACCAAAGAGCGGATCGAGAAGGCGCCCAGACTCAAGCTGGCGCTGACCGCGGGAATCGGCTCGGACCACGTCGACCTCGACGTCGCCCAGGAACACGGAATCACTGTCGCCGAGGTGACCTACAGCAACAGCATCAGTGTCGCCGAGCATACGGTGATGCAGATCCTCACCCTGGTGCGCAATTTCGTCCCGTCGCACCGGTGGGCCAGCGAAGGCGGTTGGAACATCGCCGATTGCGTGGAGCGTGCCTACGACCTGGAGGGCATGGACGTGGGGCTGATCGCCGCCGGCCGGATCGGGCGCGCGGTGTTGCGCAGGCTGGCGCCGTTCGATGTCAACCTGCACTACACCGACACGCGCCGGCTGTCGCCGGAGGTCGAGAAGGAACTCAACGTTACGTTCCATCCCGACGTCGAATCGTTGGTCCGCTCCGTCGATATCGTGTCGATCCACTCGCCGCTGTACGAGGCCACCCGCCGGATGTTCAACGAGCGACTGCTGGGCACGATGCGGCGCGGCTCCTACATCGTCAACACCGCGCGCGGCGAGGAGACAGTCCCGGAGGCGATCGCGGCCGCGCTGCGCAGCGGTCAGCTCGCGGGCTACGCCGGCGACGTGTGGTTCCCGCAGCCGCCGCCGGCCGACCACCCGTGGCGGACCATGCCGAATAACGCTATGACGCCCCATGTTTCGGGTACCACGCTGTCCGCGCAGGCCCGGTACGCCGCGGGTACCCGGGAGATTCTGGAAAGCTGGTTCGCGGGCACACCCATTCGCCCGGAATACCTGATCGTCGAGGGCGGCAAGCTCGCCGGGACGGGAGCCTTGTCCTACCAGAAGTAA
- a CDS encoding LysR family transcriptional regulator, which translates to MLFRQLEYFVALARERHFAHAADACHVSQPALSEAIRKLEHELKVPLVRRGQKFEGLTPEGERLVHWARRILADRDALTLEVTALQTGLVGELRLGVVPNAATTVALLTDSFCAAHPLVRVQVETNLRSAGIIERIRRFELDAGILYPDRHDTDELLVTPLYQEHQVLIVGSDLLAGKSDSISWSDALALPLCLLTVGMRGRRVIDDALAAEGLSVTPQLETDSVATLFAHVCTGRWASIVPQTWIRTLGVPAGASVLRLQDPSIIAAMVLVTRAEDPGSVVTRALVQTARDASIGDVFGGPHQA; encoded by the coding sequence ATGCTGTTTCGCCAGCTGGAGTATTTCGTGGCGCTCGCCCGGGAGCGTCATTTCGCTCACGCCGCCGACGCGTGCCATGTATCCCAGCCGGCGTTGTCGGAGGCCATCCGCAAGCTTGAACACGAGCTGAAGGTCCCGCTGGTCCGGCGCGGCCAGAAGTTCGAGGGCCTCACCCCCGAAGGGGAACGGCTCGTCCATTGGGCCCGGCGCATCCTGGCCGACCGCGACGCGCTCACTCTTGAGGTCACGGCATTGCAGACCGGCCTGGTCGGCGAGCTGCGATTGGGTGTGGTCCCCAATGCCGCCACTACCGTTGCGCTGCTGACGGATTCGTTTTGTGCCGCGCACCCGCTGGTGCGGGTACAGGTGGAGACGAACCTGCGCTCGGCGGGGATCATCGAACGAATCCGCCGGTTCGAGCTGGACGCGGGGATTCTGTACCCGGATCGCCACGACACCGACGAACTGCTGGTCACCCCGCTCTACCAGGAGCACCAGGTGCTCATCGTGGGCAGCGACCTGCTCGCGGGGAAATCCGACTCCATCAGTTGGTCGGACGCGCTGGCCTTACCGTTGTGCCTGCTCACTGTCGGGATGCGCGGACGTCGCGTCATCGACGACGCGCTGGCCGCGGAGGGTCTTTCGGTGACCCCGCAGCTTGAAACCGATTCTGTTGCCACGTTATTCGCCCACGTCTGCACGGGCCGCTGGGCGAGCATCGTGCCGCAGACCTGGATTCGTACCCTTGGCGTGCCCGCTGGGGCATCGGTGCTACGGCTGCAGGATCCGTCGATCATCGCTGCGATGGTGCTCGTCACCCGCGCGGAAGATCCCGGCTCGGTGGTGACCCGCGCGCTGGTCCAGACCGCGCGGGACGCCAGCATTGGTGACGTGTTCGGCGGACCTCACCAGGCCTGA
- a CDS encoding acetolactate synthase large subunit — protein MSTAAQLIVKCLENEGVAVVFGIPGEENIRFTQALAHSGIRYVLTRHEQAAAFMAEMYGRVTGRAGVVSATLGPGAINMQLGVADATTNSTPVVAISAQVGQDREYKESHQYVDLVSMFDPITRWAAGVPTARAIPEMVRKAFKTAETERPAAVYLAVPEHIDADETDYELTALPRNVVRADAPAPGQVARAVDILRNAQRPVLLVGHGAARSNATDALVRFAEDLGIRVANTFHGKGVMPDDHPNSIGTIGFMRHDYVNFGFDCADVVIAVGYELQEFDPVRINPQADKKIIHIHRFPAEVDAHYSVDVGIIGDLSDSLNELADALAGHRFDDADVPGSGLLAEEFARGQQDSRFPLAPQRVVADTRAALGRSDVVLVDTGATKMWMARLYPTFERNTCLISNGLSTMGFALPGALGVKLAQPDVKVLAVVGDGAFLMNSQEIETAVREKIPLVVLIWEDGGYGLIEWKMDLELGAHYYVKFGNPDIVTYAESFGAKGYRISHADELLPTLRAALDDDGVSLICCPVDYSENLRLTDRLGELDETL, from the coding sequence ATGAGCACTGCGGCTCAATTGATCGTCAAGTGCCTGGAGAATGAGGGTGTTGCGGTCGTCTTCGGGATACCGGGGGAGGAGAACATCCGGTTCACCCAGGCGCTGGCGCACTCCGGCATCCGCTATGTGCTCACCCGGCACGAGCAGGCGGCCGCCTTCATGGCCGAGATGTACGGTCGCGTCACCGGGCGCGCCGGTGTGGTGTCGGCCACGCTGGGCCCGGGCGCGATCAACATGCAGCTCGGCGTCGCCGACGCCACCACCAACAGCACCCCGGTGGTCGCCATCTCGGCGCAGGTCGGTCAGGATCGCGAGTACAAGGAGTCGCACCAGTACGTCGACCTGGTGTCGATGTTCGACCCGATCACCCGCTGGGCCGCCGGCGTCCCCACCGCGCGCGCCATTCCGGAGATGGTCCGCAAGGCGTTCAAAACCGCCGAGACCGAACGACCCGCCGCGGTCTATCTCGCGGTGCCCGAGCACATCGACGCCGACGAGACTGATTACGAGCTGACGGCGTTGCCGCGCAACGTTGTCCGCGCCGACGCGCCGGCGCCCGGCCAGGTGGCGCGGGCGGTCGACATCCTGCGCAACGCGCAACGTCCCGTGCTGCTGGTCGGGCACGGGGCTGCCCGCAGCAACGCGACGGATGCCCTGGTCCGCTTCGCGGAGGATCTCGGGATCCGGGTCGCGAACACCTTCCACGGCAAGGGCGTGATGCCCGACGATCACCCCAACAGCATCGGGACCATTGGGTTCATGCGGCACGACTACGTCAACTTCGGGTTCGACTGCGCCGACGTCGTGATCGCGGTCGGCTACGAGTTGCAGGAATTCGACCCGGTCCGGATCAACCCGCAGGCCGACAAGAAGATCATCCACATCCATCGCTTCCCGGCTGAGGTTGACGCGCACTATTCGGTCGACGTCGGCATCATCGGCGACCTCAGCGATTCACTGAACGAGCTCGCCGACGCACTCGCCGGTCACCGTTTCGACGACGCCGACGTACCCGGGTCGGGGTTGTTGGCCGAGGAATTCGCTCGTGGACAGCAAGATTCGCGATTTCCGTTGGCCCCGCAGCGGGTGGTCGCCGACACCAGGGCGGCGCTGGGCCGCTCCGACGTGGTGCTCGTCGACACCGGTGCCACCAAGATGTGGATGGCCCGGCTGTATCCAACGTTCGAACGCAACACGTGTCTGATTTCAAACGGTTTGTCCACCATGGGTTTTGCTCTTCCCGGTGCGCTGGGGGTGAAGCTGGCGCAACCGGATGTCAAGGTGCTGGCCGTGGTGGGCGACGGTGCCTTCCTGATGAACTCGCAGGAAATTGAGACCGCCGTGCGGGAGAAGATACCGCTGGTGGTGTTGATCTGGGAGGACGGCGGTTACGGCCTGATCGAATGGAAGATGGATCTCGAGCTCGGGGCCCACTATTACGTGAAGTTCGGCAACCCCGACATTGTCACGTACGCCGAAAGCTTTGGCGCCAAAGGGTATCGGATCTCTCACGCCGACGAGCTGCTGCCGACGCTGCGGGCCGCACTCGACGACGACGGGGTGTCGCTGATCTGCTGCCCGGTGGATTACTCGGAGAATCTGCGGCTGACCGACCGGCTCGGCGAGCTAGACGAAACTCTATAG
- a CDS encoding NADP-dependent succinic semialdehyde dehydrogenase yields the protein MSIATINPATGETVKIFTPATDDEVDAAIARAHARFLDYRHSTTFAQRAQWANNVADLLEAEADDVGAMMTLEMGKTLKSAKAEALKCAKGFRYYAENAEKLLADEPAEAAKVGAKRAYTRWQPLGVVLAVMPWNFPLWQAVRFAAPALMAGNVGLLKHASNVPQSALYLSDVIARGGFPADCFQTLLISSSAVERILRDPRVKAATLTGSEPAGQSVAAICGDEIKPTVMELGGSDPFIVMPSVDLDEAVKTAVTARTQNNGQSCIAAKRFIVHTDIYDAFVDKFVERMAALRVGDPTDPDTDVGPLATESGRDEIAKQVDDAVAAGAKVRLGGKTPDQPGWFYPPTVVTEITKDMALYTEEVFGPVASMYRASGIDEAIEIANATTFGLGSNAWTNDEAEQERFIEDIEAGQVFINGMTVSYPELGFGGVKRSGYGRELAGLGIRAFCNAKTVWVG from the coding sequence GTGTCAATCGCGACCATCAACCCGGCCACCGGCGAGACCGTCAAGATCTTCACCCCCGCGACCGACGACGAAGTCGACGCCGCGATCGCAAGGGCGCACGCGCGGTTCCTCGACTACCGCCACAGCACCACTTTCGCCCAGCGTGCGCAGTGGGCCAACAACGTCGCGGATCTCCTGGAGGCCGAGGCCGACGACGTCGGGGCCATGATGACCCTCGAGATGGGCAAGACGCTGAAATCGGCCAAGGCGGAAGCGCTCAAGTGCGCCAAGGGTTTTCGCTACTACGCCGAGAACGCCGAGAAGCTGTTGGCCGACGAGCCGGCCGAGGCCGCCAAGGTCGGCGCGAAACGGGCCTACACCCGGTGGCAGCCGCTGGGTGTGGTGCTGGCCGTGATGCCGTGGAACTTCCCGCTCTGGCAGGCCGTGCGGTTCGCCGCGCCGGCGTTGATGGCCGGCAACGTCGGCCTGCTCAAGCACGCGTCGAACGTGCCGCAGTCGGCGCTGTATCTGTCCGACGTGATCGCCCGCGGCGGCTTCCCGGCGGACTGCTTCCAGACGCTGCTGATCTCGTCCAGCGCCGTCGAGCGCATCCTGCGCGACCCCCGGGTCAAGGCGGCCACCCTGACCGGCAGCGAACCGGCGGGCCAGTCCGTCGCCGCGATCTGCGGTGACGAGATCAAGCCCACCGTGATGGAGCTCGGCGGCAGCGACCCGTTCATCGTGATGCCGTCGGTGGACCTCGACGAGGCGGTCAAGACCGCCGTCACCGCCCGGACCCAGAACAACGGCCAATCCTGTATCGCGGCAAAGCGATTCATCGTGCACACCGACATCTACGACGCCTTCGTCGACAAGTTCGTCGAGCGGATGGCCGCGCTCAGGGTCGGCGACCCGACCGACCCGGACACCGATGTGGGTCCGCTGGCCACCGAGTCGGGCCGCGACGAGATCGCCAAGCAGGTCGACGACGCCGTCGCGGCCGGCGCCAAGGTCCGGCTCGGCGGCAAGACTCCCGACCAACCGGGCTGGTTCTACCCGCCGACGGTGGTCACCGAGATCACCAAGGACATGGCTTTGTACACCGAGGAGGTCTTCGGACCGGTCGCCTCGATGTACCGTGCCTCGGGCATCGACGAGGCCATCGAGATCGCCAACGCGACCACGTTCGGCCTGGGATCCAATGCCTGGACCAACGACGAAGCCGAGCAGGAGCGCTTCATCGAAGACATCGAGGCCGGGCAGGTCTTCATCAACGGGATGACGGTGTCCTACCCCGAACTGGGGTTCGGCGGCGTCAAGCGATCCGGCTACGGCCGCGAGTTGGCGGGCCTCGGTATCCGCGCGTTCTGCAACGCCAAGACCGTCTGGGTCGGCTAG
- a CDS encoding R2-like ligand-binding oxidase, with translation MKRTRIASMAEGGLNWDSLPLKLFAGGNAKFWNPADIDFSRDREDWERLTDDERSYATRLCAEFIAGEESVTQDIQPFMAAMRAEGRLGDEMYLTQFAFEEAKHVQVFRMWLDAVGITEDLHNFLEDVPTYRTIFYEELPDCLSALSVDPSPAAQVRASVTYNHMVEGMLALTGYFGWHKICVERGILPGMQELVRRIGDDERRHMAWGTFTCRRHVAADDANWGVFETRMNELMPLGLRLIEEGFALYDPMPFGLSVDEFMQYASDKGMRRFGTISSARGRPLGEIDLDYSPLQLEDTFAEEDERALATV, from the coding sequence ATGAAACGCACCCGAATTGCCTCAATGGCCGAGGGCGGTCTCAACTGGGATAGCTTGCCGCTCAAGCTCTTTGCGGGCGGTAATGCAAAATTCTGGAATCCGGCCGACATCGACTTCTCCCGCGACCGCGAGGACTGGGAACGCCTGACCGACGACGAACGCAGCTACGCGACCCGGCTGTGCGCCGAGTTCATCGCGGGCGAGGAATCGGTGACCCAGGACATCCAGCCGTTCATGGCCGCGATGCGGGCCGAGGGCCGGCTCGGCGACGAGATGTATCTGACCCAGTTCGCCTTCGAGGAGGCCAAGCACGTCCAGGTGTTCCGCATGTGGCTCGACGCCGTCGGCATCACCGAGGACCTGCACAACTTCCTCGAGGACGTCCCGACCTACCGGACGATCTTCTACGAGGAGCTGCCGGACTGTCTGAGCGCCTTGTCGGTCGATCCGTCGCCGGCCGCCCAGGTCCGGGCGTCGGTCACCTACAACCACATGGTCGAGGGCATGCTGGCGCTGACCGGCTACTTCGGCTGGCACAAGATCTGCGTGGAGCGCGGCATCCTGCCGGGCATGCAGGAGCTGGTCCGGCGCATCGGCGACGACGAGCGACGCCACATGGCGTGGGGCACGTTCACCTGCCGGCGCCACGTCGCCGCCGACGACGCCAACTGGGGCGTCTTCGAGACGCGGATGAACGAGCTGATGCCGCTCGGGCTGCGCCTGATCGAAGAGGGCTTCGCGCTGTACGACCCGATGCCCTTCGGCCTGTCGGTGGACGAATTCATGCAGTACGCCTCCGACAAGGGCATGCGCCGGTTCGGCACCATCTCCAGCGCCCGGGGCCGCCCGCTCGGCGAGATCGACCTCGACTACTCACCGCTGCAGCTCGAGGACACCTTCGCCGAGGAGGACGAGCGGGCCCTGGCGACCGTCTGA